ggcagcgTTGCGCCTGCACGTGTAACTGCACCAAGCATTCCGAAGCGTTCGAAAGCAGCgtttttttgctttcttgacagACTGATTCGGCATAGCTTCCATTAGCGACAGTTTAGCATTTGCCCAGATGCAGAAGAGGAAAGCAGACAAATAAGTCAAACACTCAGCAGTGTGTTCTTTCCTTGTAATTAAGAtctgtatggtttacctggctAGACTTAAATGTGGATGAAAatcttatttttttccctttagaAGTCCTCTTTCTTGTGTGGTTTTCCCTTCACTCGCGTAGAAAGTTGTCAGCAACTACcgcatttacttgcataatgaccacacccctgaattttgccataaaaattcaatttttttcccttttccgcGTGATCACACCCCGAACGTGCTTCAGCGATGTGTTGTGCACCAAGTCTGGCTAACGATGAttgtgcttaccatctgtcgactgCTACGCAAACGACTATTCAAGACTTACCAAGCAATCTACATGCACCTAacagattcttaagcagatgccccgcttcattcttttcatcactttctgcacatccaagaaggaaaaaaaaaaaaaaaaaaaagaaaaggaaagcctacaaccaaacttgccttggctttatctgaaggctttataatggttgttgTCAACAACAAGCAGGCACCTTTCGATTCCTTTTGCCTGCACTCGTCACTAATTGACGTGTAACACACGTGACAATTTGCAACAAAAAAGTACGACACTATGGTACATCGAATTGCACCAGGTGCACTTATTTTACATGTGACActatttctcggtcgcgattgcaAAAGTAGTCTACCTAGCCTTTACATCTTGCATGTATGAAACGGTTAAACGGAGTGTAGTGATttggaaaagttttttttttgcatagcaattttttaataaatttgATCAGTAAAATGTTGCAACTTTGATGCAAAACTACAATCCACTCTGCCCCAACACGTAGAAAGAGCCTAATGAACTTCTGCCTGTTAAGCAATGGCCCTGCATCTTTATGTCCCAGGATGCCTCCTCACAGCTGTGGCAAAATACAACGGGCATGTAGCCATTAACTTTATAGTGAACCTTACGACGGCTTTCTCGTATTTGTTGACTTTTGTGTGCATGTGCGAGACACAGCTGGGGACTCTTGCTTCTCGAAATCTGCCTTTCCTTAGGCACTTTGCTTTGATTCGTTTGCTTTGCCTTAGGCAAGCACACTTTGCTTCGTTTGTCCCTAGTCGAGTGGCATTTTGTGACAGCGGAAAAATACTCTGGAATAAGCTTGCTCTCTGTTCGCAGAGTTTCATAGCACTACACAAAAGTATTCAGCTTGTGACCGCAAGGTCCTCAGTTCCACTGccatttgtcttttctttttcttgctttgaagCGCTGCTACACGACTATTATTTCCCCCTTTGACTTTTGCAGTAGGCTTTTCTTCCTATGCTTAATCCCCAGGCCTGACACAGCATTCCTGGCAAGGAGTGTAGAGTGGCTTGGCAGGCAGActtggggagggaggggggcacgGTCGGGTAGGTGCTGCTGTAGTAGCTCAAGACCAATAAATGATCAACACATTTTTACTGCGAATTCATTTTATCGCAAATTGCCCATTTTCAGCTTATACTGAAGTTTACCTTTGTGGCTGGGCAGCACATAGGCCGAGTTGGGCCCTGGAGCATGTACCGCAAAGATCACGTCCTGTCAatatgccaaaggtgcattacgAAGCAGGAAACCTTATGTCAGACATGTTCCAGTGACACGGGCCCCAACCACTGATGACCAAAAACTTGCAGCTTCACCTCTACAAACTTTATGCTGGCCGCTAAGGTGTCACATCTGGATGGAAGTTCAAATGGCATTAGAATGGGGGAGCAAAGCGTTTCATCCTGcttagtacctaggcaaaggctTCGAGAAGCAAAGTGCTCAACAAAAGTTTCTAGATTTTTTTCCGGATACCTTTTTGTATCAGACAAATACGAGAAAGAAGCTCTCTTGTGAACCTTCATCAGTGGAGGAGGACATTTCGAATTCTACGCACCTTCTGAACCTTCTTCTTCACGTCATCATCTTCAGTCACCTGAAAGAACAAATAGATTGATCATGAAAATGGGCTGCATATGCACAGATATGCTCAAATGAAgtcatgatcattgaatgcactCAGATTAACGTAACTATTTTTGTGGCAGACACAACTTCATTGCAACAATGGTCGACAGCATAGCTAAAAAGGAACAAGAGAAAGCATTTACGGGAATAACAAGctctaccacaggcttctccagATTTACGTTACAAAAATTTTTCATTTGTTGCTGTCGATGTTACCTAGTAAAGGTGACTGGTCAATTATGAACACTGTCAGGCAACATTCTTCCTACACAGGTATCTACTAATACCCTACACGATAATTAGGAGACCTTGCCTTTTACTTCAGTGCACACCATTTAAGGTCACATGTGATTGTAGTATCGTTAGTCTGTTTCAATTCTAACCCCTTGACGTCTAATAAGCTATGTACCAATTTTTATTCGACATGATTGGTTCTTCACCTATACGACACCCATCTTCTAGATGTCTCTTGCTTATGTTTGCCAATGTTTACCCACCCATTACCGTCCTTAAACTACAAGGCTTCGTGGAGACTGACCATACTTCTATAGATTCCGGATTGTCTATTCCAAGAAAATACTTGGAATTGTTTCAACCATCTGTTGCTAACTTTTCTTACTGCGCTGATGCAGCGCAAACTGTTCTCGGCTGTGTGCAGCGCTCATTTTGAGTTTCATGTTTTTATCCCAGAATAGGCCAATTACTTAACAACTAATTTCTGCAAGAACAACCAGTGCTTGAGGCGTGCGAGACGCAGTAAACTCTTTTGGATGAATTTGATGACCTAtatatagttaaaaaaaaaagttgcattgTCACACTAACACGGCTTAGTAGAGACACATCACCCCGATACTGCTGCCCTTCCTGTAATTCTCAAGTCAAAGGGTGTCAGGACTAGTCATGTACGCCATGCTGAAAAATCTTTACAGCCTTGGGGCACAGCAACAGCATGAGCTTCGATAAGGGGATTTATGCTTTAACACAACGGTCGCGCCTCGCGTTAATGACGTGTCCTCAACGCCGTTACTGATCCCACCTACAAGCGAGTGACTGCGTGGGAGGCGCACCTATTACAGCTAAATTGCAGCGCGAGTGACGTATACTAGCGGCAGTCACCGACACGTGCCGGCTTGCAGCCATCCCATGCCTACAGGCACCCACGCAAGCAGAGCCATAGGCGGCAACGCACATCAGCAAACCACCCTGCGACCGCCGGCGAAAACGACGCGCGCTACCGCTAGGCGGTATTGGGGCGTTTGGATCGGTAGCGAGCGAAAGTAACAGCAGTTACAAAATTGCGTATATCACTTTCCAGAACAACGCGCAAGGTACTAGCAACCCTTCGCGCTAGCGGAATGCATAAAAATACTTgagagctctcgaaatcgctcgCTCGCGAAGGGCCGCGACAAGTCCATAAACTGCGTCGTTGTCGACTGCAGCGCACACGGCGATTTTCACGGCCAGCCTTTTACGTGCCGCTCGTACAAGTCGCAGTGACACACCAGCTTTCTGCACTATGAAATTAACAGCAACAAAAACTGCCCGTGACGTAGCGCCCGCTGTCATGGCAACCGGAGCGATTCCCACCAATGGCGCGGAGAGGAGCGTCCCGCGCACCGGCCAATCGGCTCGCGCGCGCACGTTTGAAGGTGAGCGTGAAGGGCGGCGAAGATGCCGGCCGGCCGGCGCACCGCCGGTACAAAAATGGCGGAACCGACGTCGCGGCATAGAACAGACGGCAACAATGGAAGAACGCCGCCGCTGCCGGCGCGCGCTGAGGACGCGACATTGACGAGCAAACACGCGAGCAGAGCTAACTGATCACCGACGCCCCTTCACGACGAACGAGCCAAACGCAGCAGGGCGACGATGTCGAGAGCCGGGCTCGGTGGCGAGGATTACGTGCGCGAACGCCGCGGCTTCTCTCTACGGGCCTGACGCATCGTCACGGCAGACTAAAATTAGCGCCGAAGGCGACGCCGCTGAGAATGCTCCCCTCTTATTTCTTTATTCGTGCCCGCTTCCGTGGCGCTTGCTACACGCGCGAGGTGGCTTACGACGCGGACGTCTACGCACCAAGCGCGCGCGCAAGCGATCAACCAACGGCCGTCTCAAACGCCCCAGAGAAGCACCAACAGCGCAGCGTGatattccctcccccccccccccccattccggAGACACCATCTATCGATTATTTTGCTGCTTCTTCGGGTGACCACCCCACTGAGTACGTCGGACGCGAGATCGGGGAAGGACCGGCAAATCGAATGCCTCGACGATTCGCTACTTCCCTCTTGAATCGACTACAGTTGATCTTCCTCACCCGGCGAGCCTTCCTCCTCGCATAAAAAGCAAAACCCGGCGCAGACTGCCCGCCCTGGCACGCAGCAGACGCATAGAATTTAATACACCGCTTTATTGTTGTGTTCTCCGCAAATTGGTAAGCACAATTCCCCCAACGCGACGGCAACTTTTATTCGCGTCGCTGACGCTGCTTTGTTTCTGTTCCTTCCCCCCACACAACCACCgcctccttcccccccccccccccccccgactatCTTGCAGTTGCGCCGGCGCCTATGCGACTGGGAGCTGCTGTTCACAACGGTCGGCCTCGCCAGCAACAGATTAGATACAAGCGCGAAACCGCAGAGCCGACAAAAAGCCGGGACTCGGACTAAACGCACCGTGGGGCGAAGATTAGGTACAAACGCAGGGAAAAGGCGCGGCGAAAGTAAAGAAGATAATGACGAAAGCGAAAATAGCGGTCATAGCGATATCTCTCTGCACCACCGGTGCACTGGAAACAGAAGATAACCGGCGGGAAGCAACCTCCGCGTCGCCGGGTGGTCGCTGCCGACCGACCGCGAGCTTCCGACTTAAAAGTCACGTTAAAATACAAAGTGCGGGGATGCGCGAGCGGAGCGAGATAATAAACATATAAAAATAAACGTCgcatcatcgtcgtcataccgcggGGCGAATGGTCTGGCGTCGCCACTGGGAGCGCTTATAAATAACCTCCGCGGCGGACGCCACAAGCGGAAACGAAACACTGAACCGCGCGAGTGACCCGGAACCCTCAGCGGCGACCCGCTTCTGCGCTAGACGGCGGGGTTGCGGAGAAGTCTGGAATCGCGACGATCGCCGTCTAAATCTTGCACGCTGGCTTTTAAAAACTGCGATCGCCGgacctggtaaaaaaaaaaaacaatcgtcGCCAACGCTTAGCGCGCGGAGCTTCGCGGTGGAGGCCACTCGGCGAACATAACGCAAAACGAAGCCCGGTGctgtacaaggaaaaaaaaaaatgcgcgcgcGTTGGGGCCGGCGCGAGCCGTGTAAAAAGGGGCCTCAAGTATTCCGAAAACGTGACAAGCACGCGCTTCTCGTTCTTATTCGTTCCAAGAGGATGGAAcgctaaaagaaataaaaaagaaagaaatcgcgaGCGCACGCAACACCGTAAACGAGACAAAACGGAAGCCGAGGCTTTTCGATAAAGGAAAGCGAAGAGACGTTTGGAATGGTAGAAGGGTGAAGGGAGGGTAGCTTGCGTCGGCGTCGAACATCGGCGGGCTCGCGCTGATGAGCCGTGCGCGACAAGTCGGAACCGCGCAAACGCTAACAGGCGGCGAAATTTCGCAGAAACACGGCCTCGCAGAAAGAAACGAACAGAACAGCGCCAGCCGGCGTTAGGCTTAGCGCTTCCCCCACTTCCATAATGACTGATCTTAATTCAAGCGGTGGGGCCCCGGCGGCGAAGACACCGGTGGCCTCGCTAACCAAAACCGCGCAGGGCTCGCGCAAATGCGTCTCGTTCGGTAGCGCGAACGGACGCCCTGGAACGCTCGATGCCTACGGCTCGGGTTTCGTTCGACGTCGTCGTCCAAACGCGCGTCGCGACGCAGAAATAAACGGCTGGAGGCCCGCCGACATGCGACGGCGTGCGGTGGCTGCTTGCACAACGGACATAGCGCGGCGCCGGTAAGGACCCGGCGCTCGCTCACCTCGGCCGAAGACCGTTTCTGCGGCGACTTCTCCGTCTTTGCGTCACCAGCACCCTTCTCCTTGGCCGAGATGACTTCGTCGGCCTGCTGCGTCGCGACGTCGGCTTGCTTGTCGGCGGAACTCATGGTTTTTCTGTGCGGACTGCGGGAGAGCCGACGCAGCTTCTCGCCTTTGTTCAAATTCGTAAAAATGGCGCGTGCAGCGGTACGGCGTAAGCGAGCCCCAGTTGCCCAACTTCAAAGTGCAACTTGCGCTTTAGCTGCGACGGATATCACTGGAAAAATGTGCAAAAACCcgtaataaaataaaacaacgagACTTGAAGGCCAATTTTGGTGCACCAATGATGACCAAAGCGAAGCTGCCAACGAGGATTCtagtgccttccccctttgctaCCCCCGTTTTGTGTTGCGCCGGTAGTGACGTCCTAGCAACGGTGGTACACCACTTCCTCTTTAGACAGTGGCACCATGGTAAGCGTGTATGTTTCTCGCGCCGGCTCGTGTATTAATCGTAATTAATCCCGTTGATTTGTGTCCATCGCGGCCACACATTTCAAGTGTTTGTAAAGGGATCCTCGAACTTTTGTTTCGTATATAAATATTATGGTAGGAACTTGTAATTATGCTACTTTTCGCGTGTGAAACCGTATAACGCGGCGAGCGCCTGGCACTAGACCCGACTTGCGTGGTAGTCATGTATTATGCTCATTTCGCGGGCGTTATTATTATTTGGTGCTCTTGCGTTGCCTAATGTAATTGGCAGGAAGCTCTCCCAAGTTTGTCTAAAGTCGATGCAGTCGCCGGGTTGTTTGATATTTGCGAGTTGACGTGATCCGTCGACGCTTCACCACAGGATTATTGCTCTGAGTTAACAgtgtcttcccccccccctttttttttctttcctgtgtgtgcgtgcgtgtgcgtgcctgCCAGGTGAACGTGCCCAAACAGAGGAGGACTTTCTGCAAAGGGAAGTGCAAGAAGCACACCCTGCACAAAGTGACACAATACAAGAAGGGCAAAGATTCCCTGTACGCCCAAGGTGAGTTTCATTGCGCCTTACCTGAGCATTCGTCACGTTGCTTGCGTCAATCATTAGCGAAGTGAGATGACAAATTTTGATGGGAAGTATTGGCAGACGTCAATTGAGTTTGGCCGTTTTCGGGAACTCGACCATGTGATTGTCAAACGCATTCAACGATTCTGCTCAGCgtcttttaaaagaaaaaaaaaaaatactggacCTATATTTTCCGAACATTCGTCAACTGTTGAGCATGCATGTTAATATTAACTTGATCCTAATGGTTCTCTTGCTTCGTATTGCAGTTCGGTGTTTCCACCAAAGTACTCATGATTAGTCACCTTAAAATAATCTCAACATAATTTTCTGCTTCAGTCATTCAGTGGACCGTTTGACAGTGGATGTTTGTGTTAAAGTCCCAGAGCGCTCGCCTATTTAAATGCTGCAACGTCATGCAAGTGAACTTGCCTAGCACTTTTACATGAATACATTTACATTCCTGAGGCAACGAGCCTGGAAGCCTACATTTGGTGTCATTAGGTGTTAGCGTTTTAGTCAAATACGTGATTTGGAACATTCAGTTACTTCAAAGTCGCTGAAGTTCACCTTGTCAAAGCAAGTCCTTGCGACTATTGCAGTGATCATTTCCTCTTTGATTCTGCATATCATACACGTCACTTTCCAAAAGTGAATGTATCCGGCAACTGTCAAGTTCCAATTACATACTCTGACAAGTCTGTCAAAAGCGTGAATAGAACTTTGGCTGTTTGCATACTGAGTTGTTCTGTAAATTGTCTTCCGGCATTTCAAGCCCAACTATGGCATCACTGCAGCCGCAGTAGGAAATGGAATTCAACCGTGCTGCGAGTTTTTTGACGACCTGTCGCGCAAGCATACTGTGCAATGATGTGGCAGCCCATTACCAGCATGTGCTGCGCGAGGCTTCTTGTCTCGTTGATGCAGATAATTATTTTTGCCATAAATGTGAATGTCATTCTTCACAAATCAAATGCAGCCTTGCTCGGGCTTCTTTTTGGTTGGCTAAATTTGAAAGGTTTGTCGGCGGCCATAATCTGCAAGCCGTGTGACTTAAGTTATGCCATAGCTACACGAACACACTAACTTAAGTTACGCTGATGCTTGGCTACCAATTGCCATAGTCAGTAGCATGGAAAGGTGGCAGATGGACGAGCAGGTATCCCATTAGGTTACAAAGGTGTATAGTGCGAAATGTTTGAACAAGAGAGAGGTATGAGTGGTTAGTCGggcttatacccctgacacacgggcaaaactaaagtcctttccagtaaagcCCTTTTGCTagtctgaaggaccctttgcagaaaggagttgcgcctaTGACACccggcaccgcactgaacttctttaggtagttcctcagatgaacgccgcaggaaaaatagcgctggctgttaaagccacaagagagaaaacattcttaaaaagctccgtatttaattacacttagctattgtagaacctaaaaatatatttttttcattgttgatggctaataatgcttatagtcgtttattttattcgcgtttttgcattgttagcagccatttaacttggtccagcaactatgtgcagccggtgttttgctgtgagtgctgtttattctggtgatgcccacgtttctgtcctttttcacgtctttgtcgtcccttcctttgtgcgcgcaggcgtaacgcgttttattcaatatgttattccaacaactgtggtttcttctggatatttcctgcgggcgctgattgtgcagtctccatctcgcgacgtgaacacaccatATGCGCGCAGCAAAggacgacgacactgccggaattcaacatggcagCACTAGCGACATTATGCGAGcttttgagagtatagctagaggaaatgttcactattcgacaaattgtattaccgctaacaattaaaacattttcgcaaggtaaaaaaaatacctatTGGCACTgtatggcaggtttccttctattgacgagttgtgcacgctgtgtgcaagagtaactccttttccgctcgaaaagtagttgcgcgatctcctttcccgaacaGGAAttttgccgtaaaggagatactcctttgtcgtgtgtcactgcgcttgaacgcctttccggtagatgtccccttacctaaaggactttagagtgcccgtgtgtcaggggtattacaCGCAGGGCGTAACTTTGTCTGAATGTGCAAAGATGCTGCACTCGGTGAAGTAAGTCATGTGGCTGCAGTTAGCTGTAATCAAGGGTCAAGCTAAGCATGGTTAGCGTGTCCATGCAATACGGCCTGTGTGTTTCTCTTGCCGTGCTTGTTGATTGTTGAAGCCAGCAAAAGGGAAGGCGACACGAGGAGTGGCATGCCCTGCCATGTTGGCTGCAGCAGCCCAGcgcctatggtgttgcgctgctgagcatgacATCGCAGGTTCCACGCCGGTCGCGACGGCCGCAGTCCCATGTGGGCAGACTGCAGCTACGCTCGCACGCTGTTCATTGCGTGCGCATTAAAAACGGGTCATGAATTCGAGATCAAACCGGAGCTCCCCCCCTTTTATGGCCTGCCTCACCATTGCATCGTAGTTTTGACACATAAAAGCGGAGAATTTTGTTTTCTCGGTGCTAGTTTCATTGTGTGCAGTTGTCGAGCACATCGACACGATGGTTGTTGCTCTACTGGGCCATCACGGTGCATGCGACGTCGTGTAAAAATTTCTAAACATAAATAAGTTGCATGTAACATGACGAATACATCTTGCGGAGGTGTTCCTCCAACGTAGTGGCTAGGACGACATCTGTGCTAGCCAACTATACGTAAAGCTGGACACTGCGTTTGACTGGCGTGCGTGTGCGTATTCTTAACTTGACGCTGAATTCACTCTGCCACAACTGCTTCATACTTGTTTTGTACAAGTGATGGTGTTATGGCAGCATGCAACGGCAGTCATGTGGATAGAGCAGGCGAAAGGTAACACAGACACTGGCAGTAACTGCAAAATGTTCTAAAAGTGTTGCACAGCATACAAAGCACTGCTCTAACTACAATATACAATTCCTTTTTCCTGAGATTTTACGTGCCCAAGCCACAATCTAATTATGTTGCTGTAGCtagggactgcggattaatttggaccagctTGAGTTATTTAACGGGCGCCAAATGCACGGTACGCAGgctttcttgcattttgcccacaCCGAAATGGAATTCCACCCTGcgcgccaaagccactaagcaaccacggcaaggCAAACGTTTTTATCGGCACATTTGTTGGTCACTGACTCGGTCGTGCCCTATGGAAGCCGTGGTCACTTTTTGTGCATGAATGTTTTTTTGCTCCGTGGCTGCGGCATTGACTCAAAGCCGGGTCGATCCTGGCATGTGGTGGGCTGTAATCTGATGCCATGGCTGGTTactggtaataaaaaaaaattaaattttataAAGTGTATTCCCGAAAACTCAATTCCATGCAATGCCTCGCTGTACAAGACTCACTTTGCAAGCTCAATGGTTTTGCTTTTACCAGGCTGCCAGCAGCGAGGCACTGTTTCAGTAGTGGCAGCTTGGACATATTATGCTTCCGGCATATGTCCTTCAAGCATTTAGCAGGTGCTACAAGCTCTATCTTAAGCCTCAGATGAATTTCTGAAGACAAAAAAATTGCAATACTGAAATACGTGGAACGCCCTTGGAAGGGGCATAAGGTGCATGGCTTATATTGCAAATTGTTTTGCAGGAACAATTGTGCATAGCCTGTGGAAGATTTCCAAGTAATTGCAGAAATTGGACCCTTGTGGAAGCCTGCTCACTTAATCTTTATGACCTACTTGTTACCAGTACTTTGTCAGATGACTGAGATGTTGCAGTTGTGGTGGTACTGCCATGCTTTTTCAGTGTAGTTGGTGCCATGCGTGTGATAGacaactcctttttttttttctttgcaggcaAGCGTCGTTACGACCGTAAGCAGAGGGGATATGGTGGTCAGACCAAGCCTATCTTCAGGAAGAAGGTGAGAGTGTGACTCCTGCGCTCTTATAATTAGTAGCGCCACTAGTGTAAAGCATGCACGAACATCCTTTTTTAGCACATTTGGCCACTTCCCCTTACTGCAGATACGTATTTCTATCTCATTATGGTGCGCCGCTCCTGTATCGGCATGAGCGGATGCTGAGCAACAAGGTGCTTTTGCAGCTTGGAAGACTGCCCTGCACTCACGGGTCAGGCATAATTAAGACGTGCTCACAACTGCAGAATAGCTACACTGGCAATTGTTTGAAGAATTAAGGCTTGACGAGTCTGGCTTACTTTGCTCCCTCTAAAGCTGAGCAGTGTTTACCAACTTAAAGTAGTGCTGCTTGCATGGACTTCTGCTGTCTCCGTAtttggtgggggcgaaatgcgaaaacgcccgtgtacttagatttaggtgcacgttaaagaaccccaggtggtcgaaatttctagagtcgtccactacggcgtgcctcataatcagaaagtggttttggcacgtaaaaccccataaatttttCGCTGCCTCCGTAGGACAGTTTGTCGCCCTGCCTTTGGTGGCAGCGCTAGTAATCCATTATCTGGTGATCTATTACAAATTCTGTTTCGTTACGTACTTAGCACCCTTGTTATGTGTTCTATCTGCACATGACTGTTTGTCACTGCACTTTACATGCAAGTTCACGGTCTTGGAATCATGGTTATTGCAACATGCCACTCATACACGAGGTTCCCCTTCTATGGCTTTAGCAGGGGGCTGCACGCGCCATTGTCATGCAACGTTCCAAACATCTCCAGCAGCAGTTGGTTCACTGGTGGCAGTAGGCCTGTCACATCTAATAAGAGTAGCCCTGTCACAAACTGACGACCTTGGTTAAGCTGGCCAGCTCTCGAGTGAAAGTCAGGAGAGGGGAGGGGGTGGCAATGACTAACCTTGTCAGCGCCAGGAGCTGCTactgctgagtagaccataaatatgatcgctttggcgcaaacaaggaaggacggaagggaacaaggggagcgcaCAAGAGACTGgcaggagctgccagtctataCGTGCAAACAATGgtacccaattttttttttttagttttgccaCGTTCGAACTTATGATGAAGTGGATACGGCGGTTGCCTGGTTAACACGGCTACCAGTACCTTACAGGTACTGTAAATGGTTAGggcctacatcatcatcatcatcatcatcagcctgattacgcccactgcagggcaaaggcctctcccatacttctccaactaccccggtcatgtactaattgtggccatgttgaccctccaaacttccttatctcatctgcccacctaactttctgtcgccccctgctacgcttcccttccctcggaatcca
The nucleotide sequence above comes from Dermacentor andersoni chromosome 10, qqDerAnde1_hic_scaffold, whole genome shotgun sequence. Encoded proteins:
- the RpL36A gene encoding large ribosomal subunit protein eL42 isoform X1, which gives rise to MVNVPKQRRTFCKGKCKKHTLHKVTQYKKGKDSLYAQGKRRYDRKQRGYGGQTKPIFRKKAKTTKKIVLRMECTECKNRKQLPIKRCKHFEIGGDKKRKGQMIQF